A single window of Pontibacillus chungwhensis DNA harbors:
- a CDS encoding PBP1A family penicillin-binding protein, with protein sequence MHNRTIEVNGMNWREMKIPDWVKRWRWLIIVVASMVVLAFAGYFTLLIGGKRIVDERLLVLDEASVIETRDGEELTKLYKENRTVVPIQDIPDHVENAFISIEDGRFYEHAGVDVIATARALYRDLIAMEKVEGGSTITQQLSKNLFLTHDKTWTRKIKEVMASLYLERNVPKKKILEYYLNTIYFGNGLYGIESASQYFFNKPVSELSITEGALLAALPKGPNYYDPVEHPERAKDRRDIVISRMHDEGYVTSEEAVELQRKNLGINHGSKEEKPWLNSYLDFVVTEAKEEYDLSQEELYQGGYRIVVSMDEEIQRISHEVMQSDEYFPGSVEGVEGTFLLMDQETGEVVAAHGGRNNERGDMNRLLEKRQPGSVMKPLAVYGPALDLEQYSPYSLLVDKRRSYGEYTPENYDFKYDDYISIYKSLMLSKNASAVWLLNEIGIDYSKNYLEKLGMDLEDNGLSIALGGLKNGVTPVDLVRSYRTFIHDGEMIEPHTIVEIYDKDGELVHNYEPEPKQIFKPQTAWSITRMLESVVTEGTGRSGVYEKALAGKTGSTQHPYVDKKTKDAWFVGFTPEYVGSVWMGYDQSDEKHYLDGGSSYPTKLMKDVLTRVGQVKELKSSFTQPDGVEDIPPPIDLPVIEDLNGNLSFGSLTLLQAKLTWTPSRDDRVVYHIYREEDGQDERIGEVEGRGRYTIKRLTLLHDETYYIVPYDPLTKLEGTASNKVRVEW encoded by the coding sequence GGATATTTTACTTTACTTATCGGCGGGAAGAGAATCGTAGATGAGCGTCTCTTAGTGTTAGATGAAGCATCTGTGATTGAAACAAGAGACGGAGAAGAATTAACAAAATTGTATAAAGAAAATCGGACGGTTGTACCGATTCAGGATATTCCAGATCACGTAGAAAATGCGTTCATATCCATTGAGGATGGTCGTTTTTATGAGCATGCGGGTGTTGATGTGATCGCAACAGCCAGAGCTTTATACCGTGATTTAATTGCTATGGAGAAGGTAGAGGGCGGAAGTACGATTACACAACAGCTCTCGAAAAACTTGTTTTTAACCCATGATAAGACGTGGACAAGGAAGATCAAAGAAGTGATGGCTTCTTTATACTTAGAGCGAAACGTACCAAAGAAGAAGATTCTCGAATACTACTTAAATACGATTTACTTTGGGAATGGGTTGTATGGAATAGAGTCAGCCTCACAATACTTCTTTAATAAACCTGTCTCAGAGCTTTCTATAACAGAAGGCGCGTTACTAGCGGCACTTCCGAAAGGACCGAATTACTACGATCCTGTAGAGCACCCTGAACGCGCGAAAGATCGTCGTGACATTGTGATTAGTCGGATGCATGATGAGGGATATGTAACATCAGAAGAGGCTGTAGAGTTGCAACGCAAAAATCTTGGCATTAACCATGGAAGCAAAGAAGAAAAGCCTTGGCTTAATAGTTATCTTGATTTCGTCGTAACAGAGGCGAAAGAAGAATACGACCTCAGCCAGGAAGAATTGTATCAAGGTGGATACCGGATTGTAGTAAGCATGGATGAGGAGATTCAGCGTATTTCTCACGAAGTGATGCAGAGTGATGAATATTTCCCTGGTTCTGTTGAAGGTGTAGAAGGAACCTTTCTGTTAATGGACCAGGAAACAGGAGAGGTGGTAGCAGCTCACGGAGGCCGTAACAACGAGCGAGGCGACATGAACCGTTTGTTAGAAAAGCGCCAGCCTGGATCTGTTATGAAGCCACTAGCCGTCTATGGACCTGCTCTGGATCTGGAGCAGTACAGTCCTTACTCTCTCTTGGTAGACAAGCGGCGGTCATACGGGGAGTATACGCCTGAAAACTATGATTTCAAGTATGATGACTATATTTCGATTTACAAATCGCTCATGTTATCCAAAAATGCTTCAGCCGTATGGCTTTTAAACGAAATTGGTATTGATTATTCCAAGAACTATTTAGAAAAGTTAGGGATGGACCTTGAAGATAATGGGTTATCTATCGCTCTTGGCGGATTGAAAAATGGGGTGACGCCAGTCGATCTGGTCCGATCTTATCGAACGTTTATCCATGACGGTGAAATGATTGAACCTCACACGATCGTTGAAATATACGATAAAGACGGAGAACTTGTTCACAACTATGAGCCAGAACCCAAACAAATCTTTAAGCCTCAAACGGCCTGGTCCATTACACGGATGCTAGAATCTGTTGTAACAGAAGGTACAGGACGAAGCGGGGTGTATGAGAAAGCGCTGGCTGGGAAAACGGGATCCACTCAGCATCCATATGTAGATAAGAAGACAAAAGATGCCTGGTTTGTTGGGTTCACTCCTGAATATGTTGGTTCCGTTTGGATGGGATATGACCAATCAGACGAGAAGCATTACTTAGACGGGGGAAGTTCCTATCCTACCAAGCTAATGAAAGACGTCTTGACTAGAGTAGGCCAGGTGAAGGAACTGAAAAGCTCGTTCACACAACCGGATGGAGTGGAAGACATACCACCGCCAATTGATCTCCCGGTCATTGAAGACCTGAATGGAAACCTTTCATTCGGTTCCCTGACGCTTCTGCAAGCGAAGCTCACGTGGACACCTTCAAGAGATGACCGCGTCGTCTATCACATATACAGAGAAGAAGACGGCCAGGATGAGCGAATTGGAGAAGTAGAAGGAAGAGGACGCTACACTATCAAACGCCTAACCTTACTCCATGACGAAACCTATT